Proteins found in one Parasteatoda tepidariorum isolate YZ-2023 chromosome 7, CAS_Ptep_4.0, whole genome shotgun sequence genomic segment:
- the LOC107451910 gene encoding diacylglycerol lipase-beta isoform X3 yields MPEPRRHVVTLVYLKLIVSVLEAGWASLGTVILIGNKYCDIYGVGLLIKACTIFQWLVTIVRLTMMIMFYDTSLNKSEKEREHDTLQHFTTPTRKGAAKKWNLRLQALFMMCTTATEERKQAYRTASQLLSLLSYDLDYTVSDMLASLLIARRKSVRLWKTEKKTIAELPPISASDGRVFEKFPPDDFEPWMNLKDAFHYFNLGLGVFGWYWFIFKNFTCGCCILCSHLKCCFPFRKRAHIVEGDNCCGCDVAGLQLTTKLLYEDLLLVSYKDRVFELPFFVTYDHDTSVILVTVRGTMSMNDFLTDCAATFDSMDEPGIPAGTFCHGGFMTAARIIKKKMDERHILEEAFSDRPDYQLIITGHSLGGAVASILTLLYKHQYPNVKCYAFAPPPTINKTALPYAEKSIFAVYYGNDIVPCIKYETIKKLIIEMEQNFNECTLPKYKVFISQHHINKDLENIERNSSVSSSNGSSAPLTSNETTCYNTFHIQQSFQPVLARSISASQPITQDVCSETSFIAGKLLHIYPQKDRYILRLPDREEYDRVIFRPRMILDHVPIFIERALKHLGKHEFLDATSLKIPSEQ; encoded by the exons cCAGAGCCGAGGCGTCACGTTGTGACACTAGTCTACCTGAAACTTATCGTTAGTGTCTTAGAGGCAGGATGGGCTTCATTGGGAACAGTTATACTCATCGGAAACAAGTACTGCGATATTTATGGTGTTGGTCTTCTCATTAAA gcaTGCACAATATTTCAATGGTTGGTGACTATTGTAAGATTAACTATGATGATTATGTTCTATGACACAAGTttgaataaaagtgaaaaagaacGAGAACATGACACTTTGCAACATTTTACAACTCCCACAAGGAAAGGGGCagcaaaaaaatggaatttaag GCTTCAGGCACTTTTCATGATGTGTACAACGGCTACAGAGGAGAGGAAGCAAGCTTACAGAACAGCATCACAGCTTTTATCTCTCTTGTCGTAT GACCTTGATTATACAGTATCTGATATGCTTGCATCTTTATTGATTGCGCGAAGAAAGAGCGTACGTCTGtggaaaacagaaaaaaaaactatagcagAACTTCCTCCAATTTCAGCCTcag ATGGACGTGTGTTCGAGAAGTTCCCACCTGATGATTTTGAGCCCTGGATGAATCTCAAAGATGcatttcactattttaatttaggaCTGGGTGTATTTGGCTGGTACTggtttatatttaagaattttacttGTGGTTGCTGCATACTCTGTAGTCATCTAAA aTGTTGCTTCCCTTTCCGAAAGAGGGCGCACATTGTCGAAGGCGACAACTGTTGCGGCTGTGATGTCGCCGGACTACAACTCACCACAAAACTGTTATACGAGGATCTGTTATTAGTCAGCTACAAAGACAGAGTATTCGAATTGCCATTTTTCGTCACCTACGACCATGATACGTCAGTCATCCTCGTTACAGTCAGAGGAACCATGTCCATGAATGATTTTCTGACTGATTGTGCGGCGACTTTCGATAGCATGGACGAGCCCGGCATTCCTGCTGGTACTTTTTGTCATGGCGGATTTATGACTGCTGCTCGAATTATCAAGAAAAAGATGGATGAGAGACATATCTTAGAAGAGGCTTTTAGTGATAGACCTGATTATCAGTTGATTATTACTGGTCACAGCTTAG GAGGTGCTGTGGCTTCAATTCTGACTCTGTTGTATAAACATCAGTATCCTAACGTAAAATGCTACGCCTTTGCACCGCCACCGACAATAAACAAGACAGCCCTTCCTTACGCGGAGAAGAGCATTTTTGCCGTTTATTACGGAAACGACATCGTCCCTTGTATAAAGTACGAAACCATCAAGAAACTCATCATAGAGATGgaacaaaactttaatgaatGCACGCTACCCAaa TACAAAGTATTCATAAGTCAACACCATATCAATaaagatttagaaaatattgaacGAAACTCCAGTGTTAGCAGCTCAAACGGGAGCTCTGCTCCATTAACTAGCAATGAAACTACT TGTTATAATACTTTTCATATTCAGCAATCATTTCAACCCGTCTTGGCAAGAAGTATCAGCGCGTCCCAGCCAATCACGCAGGATGTATGCTCAGAAACTAGCTTCATTGCTGGAAAACTTTTACACATTTATCCCCAAAAAGACAG
- the LOC107451910 gene encoding diacylglycerol lipase-beta isoform X4, whose translation MPEPRRHVVTLVYLKLIVSVLEAGWASLGTVILIGNKYCDIYGVGLLIKACTIFQWLVTIVRLTMMIMFYDTSLNKSEKEREHDTLQHFTTPTRKGAAKKWNLRLQALFMMCTTATEERKQAYRTASQLLSLLSYDLDYTVSDMLASLLIARRKSVRLWKTEKKTIAELPPISASDGRVFEKFPPDDFEPWMNLKDAFHYFNLGLGVFGWYWFIFKNFTCGCCILCSHLKCCFPFRKRAHIVEGDNCCGCDVAGLQLTTKLLYEDLLLVSYKDRVFELPFFVTYDHDTSVILVTVRGTMSMNDFLTDCAATFDSMDEPGIPAGTFCHGGFMTAARIIKKKMDERHILEEAFSDRPDYQLIITGHSLGGAVASILTLLYKHQYPNVKCYAFAPPPTINKTALPYAEKSIFAVYYGNDIVPCIKYETIKKLIIEMEQNFNECTLPKYKVFISQHHINKDLENIERNSSVSSSNGSSAPLTSNETTQSFQPVLARSISASQPITQDVCSETSFIAGKLLHIYPQKDRYILRLPDREEYDRVIFRPRMILDHVPIFIERALKHLGKHEFLDATSLKIPSEQ comes from the exons cCAGAGCCGAGGCGTCACGTTGTGACACTAGTCTACCTGAAACTTATCGTTAGTGTCTTAGAGGCAGGATGGGCTTCATTGGGAACAGTTATACTCATCGGAAACAAGTACTGCGATATTTATGGTGTTGGTCTTCTCATTAAA gcaTGCACAATATTTCAATGGTTGGTGACTATTGTAAGATTAACTATGATGATTATGTTCTATGACACAAGTttgaataaaagtgaaaaagaacGAGAACATGACACTTTGCAACATTTTACAACTCCCACAAGGAAAGGGGCagcaaaaaaatggaatttaag GCTTCAGGCACTTTTCATGATGTGTACAACGGCTACAGAGGAGAGGAAGCAAGCTTACAGAACAGCATCACAGCTTTTATCTCTCTTGTCGTAT GACCTTGATTATACAGTATCTGATATGCTTGCATCTTTATTGATTGCGCGAAGAAAGAGCGTACGTCTGtggaaaacagaaaaaaaaactatagcagAACTTCCTCCAATTTCAGCCTcag ATGGACGTGTGTTCGAGAAGTTCCCACCTGATGATTTTGAGCCCTGGATGAATCTCAAAGATGcatttcactattttaatttaggaCTGGGTGTATTTGGCTGGTACTggtttatatttaagaattttacttGTGGTTGCTGCATACTCTGTAGTCATCTAAA aTGTTGCTTCCCTTTCCGAAAGAGGGCGCACATTGTCGAAGGCGACAACTGTTGCGGCTGTGATGTCGCCGGACTACAACTCACCACAAAACTGTTATACGAGGATCTGTTATTAGTCAGCTACAAAGACAGAGTATTCGAATTGCCATTTTTCGTCACCTACGACCATGATACGTCAGTCATCCTCGTTACAGTCAGAGGAACCATGTCCATGAATGATTTTCTGACTGATTGTGCGGCGACTTTCGATAGCATGGACGAGCCCGGCATTCCTGCTGGTACTTTTTGTCATGGCGGATTTATGACTGCTGCTCGAATTATCAAGAAAAAGATGGATGAGAGACATATCTTAGAAGAGGCTTTTAGTGATAGACCTGATTATCAGTTGATTATTACTGGTCACAGCTTAG GAGGTGCTGTGGCTTCAATTCTGACTCTGTTGTATAAACATCAGTATCCTAACGTAAAATGCTACGCCTTTGCACCGCCACCGACAATAAACAAGACAGCCCTTCCTTACGCGGAGAAGAGCATTTTTGCCGTTTATTACGGAAACGACATCGTCCCTTGTATAAAGTACGAAACCATCAAGAAACTCATCATAGAGATGgaacaaaactttaatgaatGCACGCTACCCAaa TACAAAGTATTCATAAGTCAACACCATATCAATaaagatttagaaaatattgaacGAAACTCCAGTGTTAGCAGCTCAAACGGGAGCTCTGCTCCATTAACTAGCAATGAAACTACT CAATCATTTCAACCCGTCTTGGCAAGAAGTATCAGCGCGTCCCAGCCAATCACGCAGGATGTATGCTCAGAAACTAGCTTCATTGCTGGAAAACTTTTACACATTTATCCCCAAAAAGACAG